GGAGTTTATTGCTACAAAGCCGGAGATAAGTTCAGTCAAGAAACCGGAAATGGACTCGGCTAAAACGGAAGCAATGATGAAAATGAAGGAGCAAGCCACTGCACAAGCTAATAGGTCCCGCGGACGTCAGAATCGAGGGGAAATTGACTTCGGAGAAAATGCAGCATTCTACAAAGTAATTATTGACAATAATCTCTTCCGTCCGCTTGGGTGGACACCTCCGAATAACGAACCTGCCTATAGTTTAATCGGTACTGCCGTTGGTGCAGAGGGTGCCGTGTCGCAGGCAACGCTGCTTGAGAGAAGGTCAAATCGGTATCACTTTGTGACAATAGGGACGAAACTCGGGGATATGACAGTAAAGGACATTCAAGCCAAGCGGGTAATCTTAGACAACGCCGGAAAACCGATCACACTGAAAGCAGGGGAACTACAATTCCTAACAACCAGTCGAGGTCCGGAGGGCAATAGAGATGGACAGAGTAGCGAAGGTCAGTCCGAAAAAGAGGGAAACAATTCAGCCAAGAATCAAGCTGCTGCTAAAATGGACGCTGAAAAACGTAGACAAATGGAGATGGGAGAGATAGCCACAGCCTGGGGGATGAAACCGGGTGAATTGGCAGAGAAACTCAAGGCTGCGTCTCCAGAGGAACGGCGAGAGATAATGCAGAAAATACGAGCAGAGCGTGCCGAACGCGCGGGTAGAAGAGGTCGGGGAAATCGAGCCAGACGAGACTGATGTCGAGAATCCGGATGAATTGGTTCACAGATTAAGTAAATTTGAAGGCGCGGTTGCAAATCGCGCCTTCCCTTATTCTCAGATACCTACGCGGCGTCTTGAACGTTCTCCGGCATGTTTTCAAGTCGAGAGAGCCAGTAGCCGACATCAAACGAGTCATCACCGATAAGGAAGCGCCATTGCTTAATACGGTTGACGATCTCAAGTCGGACATCGTTTCCGTACCATCTGTGATTCCTGCCTAAGGCACCGTGGATCCCCGGTGTGTCGATATCGTCTGTGTTCCAGAGTTGACATTGACGGACCGTTGGGTTGAGACGGAGTTTGAACATGTAGCGCGTGCGGTCTGTGAGATTCGGTTGCGCGCAGTGCCACATCCCGTGATGCACCACAATCAGCGTGCCAGCATTACAAACGATGGGCATTTGTCCGAGGAAGTTTTGGTAGCGCGCGATGTCCGTTTCACAGACACGACGATAATGACTTCCCGGTAAAATCATCGTCCCTCCCATTTCGCGCGGCGTATCGTGCGAGAAATAGAAGAATTGGATGTCAAAATGCATCCGTAGGTCGATAATCGCGTCGGCATGCCAACTTTGCCCGATATTGTTTTGCGGACGAACGATGTGAACGGCGTGGTGATCGTAGAGCGGATTTTCACCCACTAAGCTGTGGATAATGCCTTGGACTTCCGGCAGTCGGAAGACTTTGCCAACCGCAGAATCATCATCCCAGACTTCGTCTAAAACCGTGCCACCGCGACCCCGCACAATAATACCCTCTTCCATTTCGGCATGTGCGGCTTCGTTTAATTCTTGGGGAATTAAGTCGTCGAAACGAAGGTAACCGTCCGCGACGAAGTTCGCCATCTGTTCCGTATTGAGCAAATACTTTTTGTCAATCATTAGAGATTTCCTCCAATTTCTCAAGGATGTACTCGAACCTGAGATATGAAGTATGGTATTCCATGCCGGGATAGGCAGGGAATTGTTGTGGAAACTGAATCACGCGCCAGCCATCTCGCATCGCTTCCACAACTGAACTATAGGGGGGGTCTTCACTGTCACCTGTGGTATAGCGTTTTTGACCCGTACCGTCATACATCGCCCAAGCGACAACGCCACTGTTCAAGTCAGGCGTGTGTAGGTGCAGCACGAGGAGTTGTTGTCTCAATCCAGACATATTTTTTCTTGTTCCTTGCAGCTTTTTAATTTTACCTTGCGGAGTCACAATGGTCGTTTCGACTATCACGGACGTTCCTTAAACCTGAAGAAATCCGCAGAAACACCCAAGCAAAAACCCCAAGCAAATACCCTGCGCCGATGTTGCAAGCTACCGATTTGGTTTTGACGACTGCTGATTCCTAATCGCTAATTACTGACTGTCAACTGCCATCAAACACTTGATCTCTTGGAATCTACCGAGCCGCTTGTGCTTTAATTTCACTCCATGTCGTCACGAGTTTCCCACCAGGCTGCACGTCTAACGTAACTACCATCCCATCTTCGATTAATTCGTTGATTTCCTTTTCACTGAGAGCTCTGTCGTAGAGCACCACTTCGTCAATAACGCCTGTCATCCAGTAGTTACCGATGTCGCACCCACCGATAAAAAGAAAATTATCGTGGGTATCGGGTTTCGTCCCTGGAGACACTTCTGCATCTACTTGTCCATCAAGATAAAATTTGAAGTCCGAACCGTCGTAGGTGCCTGCGGTGTGATGCCAATCCCCATCCGTCGCAACAGTTTTGGCATCGAAGGATTTCCAGCCGGAGTTTGTTGTGAAAGAGTAATGGATAACCCCGGTATTAATATGACCGAAAAGCCCGTAATTTCTACCAGTAGGGTTGCGGTTTTCTTTCGAAGCAATGATTTGCCACGCACCGGAGACTTTTGGGATGTTTATCCAGGCGGCAATTGTGAATTCACTCAGGTCAAGCGCGTCATCATCATCGACCGTTACCATATCCGATCCGCCGAATTCCATCGCGCCATCAAACTTACCTTTAACCCATTTCGGCTTACCTTGTGCGATTTTTCCATCCAATCCATTGCCGGAGGAATCCTTAACAGCATCCCCTTTGCCTTCATCCAGCAGCCACACACCGACGAGTCCATCTGTGTCTAATGCTACAGCGTGCGGGGTCGTGAAATGTATGAAAGCAAAAAGACTCAAGGTTAGGAATGTTAGCCCTTTGTACATCAGCAATTCTCCTTATTAAACAACCTTAACTATGAAATTCAAGGCTGTAGATTAGACGACAGTTTCAGGAGGTATCGTTGCATCCTTTGGAACAATAACAATTCCATCCCGGATGTAGTAATCCTTACCGTCAAGATTATCAACGCCGTCTCGATTGACGAGTACGGAATTATCGCCGATACGCGCATTTTTGTCAATAATTGCATTCTGAACGAGGCAATTACGCCCGATTCCGACGTTCGGGATGCCTGCCTGTGTGTTCTCTGCTCGCGATTCGTCCGATTCGTAGTAGTCTGCACCCATGATTACGGACTGATAAATCCGACTGCGGTTTGAGATGATGCTTCGGATCCCGACAATTGTTCTATCGATTTCAGAATCATCAATGATAGAACCTTCAGCGAGGATTGAGGATCGGACGCTACTACTGTTGACTTTGGTGCTCGGTAGATGCCGCCGGTTGGTGTAGATCGGTGCCTGCTCATCGTAGAAATTGAACGCAGGCGCAGTGTCGGTGAGCGCGATATTCGCCGAATAGAAGGAGCGAATGGTCCCTATATCCTCCCAATAACCATCAAAAAAGTAAGCAGAAACAGGAAGTGTCTGAATGCTTTTTGGAATAATATTCTTGCCGAAGTCGACGTTTGTGTCGTCTCGGAGCACCTCTTGCAGGACCTTTCTGTTAAAGATATAGATTCCCATCGAGGCGATGTATTCTCTACCGTGAGGTTCAATCCCGCGAGATGTAAAGACCTCGGGTTCAACACGGAGTCGATGCAGTTCCTCTTCGGTTTGAGGTTTCTCGACGAAATCGACGATGCGTCCGTTCGCGTCCGCCTGAAGAATGCCAAGCCCGCTGGTGTCCTCTTTTTTTACCGGAATGACAGACACAGTGATAGCGGCATTAGATTCGGTGTGGACTTTAAGCATCTTGCGGTAGTCCATCCGATAGAGGTGGTCACCGGCAAGAATCAGAGCATAATCGTCTGTGAACCGTGGATTAAGGATATAAGGTTCGTTGTGTTTGACGGCGTCCGCTGTTCCTTGATACCACTCTTCGCCCATCAGCGTCTGTTGCGCGGCAAGGATTTGGACGAACCCGCGGCGATATGTATCAAAGCGGTATGTCTGTGCAATGTGTCGATTCAAGGAGACAGAGTTAAACTGTGTCAGGACATAGATGCGTTCCAAACCTGAATGGAAACAATTACTAATCGGTATGTCCACGAGTCGAAATTTGCCTGCGATCGGGACACTCGGTTTCGCCCGGTCGCGTGTCAGCGGAAACAGACGTGTACCGCGGCCCCCTCCAAGAATAACTGCAATAACGTTCCCATTACTCATAAACCTTCTCTCCTCATTATAAACTTCCCTTGGTGGATAGGACCCCCGTAATACGTTCATCAAGACGGGTCGCAATATGTAAGGCCTTCGCAACTGCCTTAAAGATGGCTTCAATGATGTGGTGTTGGTTTGTGCCGTAGGGGACGTTGATATGTAAAGTTGTCCCACTGTGGTTCACAAACCCATGAAAAAATTCTTCAGTGAGTTCAATATCAAAATCGCCGACTTTCCCGGAGACAAGCGGCGTTTCGTAATAGAGGTAGGGACGTCCACAAACATCCAAGTCTACTTTGGCGAGGGATTCGTACATCGGGACGGTGAAACTGCCGAAACGTTGCATTCCCGCTTTGTCCAGCACCGCTTTTTGGAGGGCTTGCCCTAAACAGATACCGACATCTTCGGTGGTATGGTGTGCATCGACGTGTAAATCGCCTTCTGCTTGGATTTCCAGATCGAAGAAGCCGTGTTTGGTGAAGAGTTCCAACATGTGATCCAGGAATCCAACGCCGGTCTTAATATCGGACACTCCGGTTCCGTCAAGGTCAAGCCGGAGTTGGATGCGGGTTTCTGCTGTTTCGCGGGCAATTTCTGCTGTTCTGTCCATTTTTTAATAATTCCTTGCGGTTAAACAACGTGGATTAGGACTTTGCCGATTTCCACTTCGTTTCAAGCTGTCTACTCTTATTATACGCTTAGAAATGGTTTTGAGCAACGCGAAATATCCCCCGTCCATGGAACGGGAAGTTTTGATTTTATGCCCACGTTATAAGCCCAAGTTCATGTGGAGATTGCAAGTCTTCGTGATAAGGTAAGACGCGAACCGTGTAGCCGTGCAACCCCGTCTGTTTCAAGGTAAGTGTTCCTTCAAAGAGATAGGTACCGCCTCCAAGATCGGTTTGATACGCCATGGAACTGATCTTTCCGTTGTGAATTTCGCCCGCTTCGTCTAACACGCCGTGGTAAATTTGAACGGCGAGTTCGTGTGGAAACAGCACATCGGTGTGAACAACTGCCTGCACCGTTGTAGATTCACCGACACCCAACTCAGGATTTTGGATCACAGAAGCCGTTTCATCGGTGGGTCTCTCCTCAATCCGTAGGTCGCCCCAATGATCCTGAATATGTGTTTTCCAACGCGTTAAGGCGATGCTACGCTTTCCACCTGCTTCATTGAGGTGTTGCCAGCGGCGATGTGCTGGAAAGTACAACTGCTCTGCATACTCGGCTACCATGCGCTTTGTATTGAAGATGGGCGCGAGGTTCTGCATCGCAGTCTTCATCCGGGCAACCCATTCATACGGTACATCGTCAACAGGGTTGCGTTGGTAAAAGAGGGGCACAATCTCTTTCTCAAGGAGTTCATAGATAGCGTTAGCGTGTGCTTTGTCGGCGGATTTTGTATCCGCATGCGTGACAACCGCATCGATTGTCCATCCACCACCGAGATGATTCGTCTCTGCCCACCATCCATCGGCGATACTGAGATTGAGGACCCCGTTCGCGGCTGCTTTCATACCACTTGTCCCGCTCGCTTCATTGGGACGTAACGGGTTGTTGAGCCAGATGTCAACCCCTTCAACGAGATACCGTCCGACACAGATGTCGTAATTCTCAATGAAAACGATTTTATGGTAAAATCGGGGTTCTGACGCGATACGGGAGATGCGCTGAATAAGCAGTTTCCCTTCATAGTCATGTGGGTGTGCTTTGCCCGCAAAAATCAGTTGAACCGGACGTTCTGGATGGTTGAGAATTTTGTCAAGACGGTCGACATCTTGGAAGAGTAAAGTCGCACGCTTATAGGTGGCAAACCTGCGGGCAAACCCAATCGTTA
The nucleotide sequence above comes from Candidatus Poribacteria bacterium. Encoded proteins:
- a CDS encoding phytanoyl-CoA dioxygenase family protein translates to MIDKKYLLNTEQMANFVADGYLRFDDLIPQELNEAAHAEMEEGIIVRGRGGTVLDEVWDDDSAVGKVFRLPEVQGIIHSLVGENPLYDHHAVHIVRPQNNIGQSWHADAIIDLRMHFDIQFFYFSHDTPREMGGTMILPGSHYRRVCETDIARYQNFLGQMPIVCNAGTLIVVHHGMWHCAQPNLTDRTRYMFKLRLNPTVRQCQLWNTDDIDTPGIHGALGRNHRWYGNDVRLEIVNRIKQWRFLIGDDSFDVGYWLSRLENMPENVQDAA
- a CDS encoding LamG domain-containing protein, with amino-acid sequence MYKGLTFLTLSLFAFIHFTTPHAVALDTDGLVGVWLLDEGKGDAVKDSSGNGLDGKIAQGKPKWVKGKFDGAMEFGGSDMVTVDDDDALDLSEFTIAAWINIPKVSGAWQIIASKENRNPTGRNYGLFGHINTGVIHYSFTTNSGWKSFDAKTVATDGDWHHTAGTYDGSDFKFYLDGQVDAEVSPGTKPDTHDNFLFIGGCDIGNYWMTGVIDEVVLYDRALSEKEINELIEDGMVVTLDVQPGGKLVTTWSEIKAQAAR
- a CDS encoding glucose-1-phosphate adenylyltransferase, coding for MSNGNVIAVILGGGRGTRLFPLTRDRAKPSVPIAGKFRLVDIPISNCFHSGLERIYVLTQFNSVSLNRHIAQTYRFDTYRRGFVQILAAQQTLMGEEWYQGTADAVKHNEPYILNPRFTDDYALILAGDHLYRMDYRKMLKVHTESNAAITVSVIPVKKEDTSGLGILQADANGRIVDFVEKPQTEEELHRLRVEPEVFTSRGIEPHGREYIASMGIYIFNRKVLQEVLRDDTNVDFGKNIIPKSIQTLPVSAYFFDGYWEDIGTIRSFYSANIALTDTAPAFNFYDEQAPIYTNRRHLPSTKVNSSSVRSSILAEGSIIDDSEIDRTIVGIRSIISNRSRIYQSVIMGADYYESDESRAENTQAGIPNVGIGRNCLVQNAIIDKNARIGDNSVLVNRDGVDNLDGKDYYIRDGIVIVPKDATIPPETVV
- the hisB gene encoding imidazoleglycerol-phosphate dehydratase HisB; the protein is MDRTAEIARETAETRIQLRLDLDGTGVSDIKTGVGFLDHMLELFTKHGFFDLEIQAEGDLHVDAHHTTEDVGICLGQALQKAVLDKAGMQRFGSFTVPMYESLAKVDLDVCGRPYLYYETPLVSGKVGDFDIELTEEFFHGFVNHSGTTLHINVPYGTNQHHIIEAIFKAVAKALHIATRLDERITGVLSTKGSL